Proteins from one Juglans microcarpa x Juglans regia isolate MS1-56 chromosome 6S, Jm3101_v1.0, whole genome shotgun sequence genomic window:
- the LOC121237378 gene encoding uncharacterized protein LOC121237378 → MKESLRAMTKNSSAMTTSSQRWHRLLMFFFFYTTFSLNSVSSSLTQLPNYDDHCSSTVHGSHHNKARLPNFPIARSHNGYYTGGNPVLNPNPNTFVYESTFSNSLLLRTLAVFDTDIPDLFKFEGRLAFQSANKYNCEKDLSCSSHDRSSISFEMEGFWSKSKGKLCMVGSAYAYTEEGNLLTLSAVLKLDNLTNSTSITSLITGTLETLSSTNDPAYFGPISMLILPQVNYKYAPVSENGIKGCSGGSESPRGTSLSSFRKGTFCSIASSWEVNQFNLRYASECNSAKSCNPFIAGIRYVPRVVSLHGIVCSEDTERMRVLVEFSNDSYVDYYRSFKPETTLVGEGSWEESKHQLCIVACQFLGFNESFANARVGDCSTRLSFRFPAIWSIKDASNIAGQVWTNKTLKELGYFDRIMLRSSRNYRVAVPDLKYNYTKINTAMKLCPKSEKPAKANRERYPRGHSDVMRFHISVKNSTGKVAWGNSVPMSIGDQLYYSRSEGFVVPASSSSRGSVNISCRIGLSSTTGFSPFNSTSSTSYEMLEILAEGTYDDETGSMCMVGCRNLGSENQIPRAGSWDCEILVKFHFPPINSKKAGYIKGSISSTREKSDPLYFERLDSSSSAFYEDGSSIWRMDVEIIMALISSTLSCVFVVLQIFHVKRHPDVLPFISFFMLSILTFGQLIPLVLNFEALFLRNPRRNMWLESGRWVEANEVIVRMTGMVALLLQFRLLQKIWSTKWSTGNQRGTWVVEKKVLLVALPLYVTGALIAVAMNWWDEDQDNHDPVMFAASPVTYRPHSLWEDLKSYAGLVLDSFLLPQILLNMFWNSRKSALSCSFYIGNTFLRFLPHAYDVYRAHNYAPYYAGTYIYADPSDGFYSTAWDVIIPLGGLTFALIVYLQQRFGGLLEGWNLGDEKVPVISDA, encoded by the exons ATGAAAGAATCGCTGAGAGCAATGACTAAGAACTCTTCTGCAATGACCACCTCTTCACAAAGATGGCACAGGCTTctcatgtttttcttcttttacacCACCTTTTCTTTGAACTCTGTCTCATCCTCCTTAACTCAGCTCCCTAATTACGACGATCATTGTTCTTCAACCGTCCATGGATCGCACCATAACAAAGCTCGGCTCCCAAACTTTCCCATTGCTCGATCCCACAATGGCTACTATACTGGTGGCAATCCAGTTTTGAACCCGAACCCGAACACGTTTGTGTACGAATCGACTTTCTCAAACTCCTTGCTACTTCGCACCTTGGCTGTATTTGATACTGATATCCCAGACTTATTCAAGTTTGAAGGGCGCTTAGCCTTTCAAAGCGCGAATAAGTACAACTGCGAGAAAGATTTGTCGT GTAGCTCTCATGACAGAAGTTCGATAAGTTTTGAAATGGAGGGATTCTGGTCAAAATCAAAAGGGAAGCTTTGTATGGTTGGGTCGGCTTATGCTTACACTGAGGAAGGTAATTTGCTTACTCTTTCTGCTGTTCTCAAACTCGATAATCTCACAAATTCAACTAGTATTACTAGTTTGATTACTGGGACTTTAGAGACTCTGAGTTCTACCAACGATCCAGCCTATTTTGGACCAATTTCCATGTTGATACTTCCTCAAGTGAATTACAAATACGCTCCAGTTTCTGAAAATGGCATAAAAGGATGTTCGGGTGGAAGTGAGAGTCCACGAGGTACGTCACTTAGTTCTTTTCGAAAAGGAACGTTCTGTTCGATAGCCTCAAGCTGGGAAGTCAATCAATTTAATTTGAGATATGCCTCAGAATGCAACTCTGCAAAGAGCTGCAATCCATTTATTGCAGGCATCAGATATGTGCCTCGTGTCGTTTCTTTGCATGGAATTGTGTGCTCTGAGGACACAGAAAGGATGCGAGTTCTGGTGGAGTTTTCCAACGATAGCTACGTTGATTATTACCGGAGTTTCAAACCCGAAACGACTCTGGTTGGAGAAGGATCATGGGAAGAGAGCAAGCATCAGCTTTGTATTGTTGCTTGCCAATTTTTGGGCTTCAACGAATCTTTTGCGAATGCCCGTGTGGGTGATTGTTCAACAAGATTGAGCTTCAGGTTTCCTGCAATCTGGTCAATCAAAGATGCTAGTAACATTGCGGGGCAGGTTTGGACAAACAAAACCTTGAAAGAGTTGGGTTACTTCGACAGGATCATGCTTCGAAGCTCTCGAAATTATAGGGTTGCGGTTCCTGACTTGAAgtataattataccaaaattaATACTGCCATGAAGTTGTGCCCCAAGTCTGAGAAACCTGCTAAAGCAAATAGGGAAAGATACCCAAGAGGGCACTCTGATGTCATGAGATTCCACATCTCGGTGAAAAATTCTACAGGTAAAGTTGCATGGGGTAATTCAGTTCCCATGTCCATTGGCGATCAGTTATACTACTCAAGATCCGAAGGCTTTGTAGTGCCAGCAAGTTCCAGCAGCCGTGGCTCAGTCAATATCAGCTGCCGTATAGGCCTTAGTTCAACCACTGGCTTCTCTCCCTTCAACAGTACATCTTCAACATCATACGAGATGTTGGAGATTTTAGCTGAAGGCACGTACGATGATGAAACCGGAAGCATGTGTATGGTAGGCTGCCGAAATCTTGGCTCAGAAAATCAAATACCAAGAGCTGGTTCTTGGGATTGTGAGATTCTAGtcaaatttcattttcctcCCATTAATTCAAAGAAGGCAGGTTACATCAAGGGAAGCATTAGTAGCACAAGGGAAAAATCTGATCCTCTTTACTTTGAACGTTTAGACTCGAGTTCATCTGCTTTTTACGAGGATGGATCTTCCATTTGGAGGATGGATGTGGAGATTATCATGGCACTTATATCCAGCACACTGTCATGCGTTTTTGTGGTACTACAaatctttcatgtgaaaaggCACCCGGATGTGCTTCCCTTCATCTCCTTTTTCATGCTATCAATTCTTACTTTTGGCCAGTTAATACCTCTCGTGCTTAACTTTGAAGCCCTGTTCTTGAGAAATCCAAGGAGGAACATGTGGCTTGAATCCGGACGATGGGTCGAAGCAAATGAGGTAATTGTAAGAATGACTGGAATGGTAGCTTTGCTATTACAATTCCGTCTTCTACAAAAAATATGGTCAACAAAATGGAGCACTGGGAATCAAAGGGGCACTTGGGTTGTGGAGAAGAAAGTTCTCCTTGTAGCTTTACCATTATATGTGACGGGCGCCTTAATTGCTGTGGCGATGAACTGGTGGGATGAAGATCAAGATAATCATGACCCTGTGATGTTTGCTGCTTCCCCTGTAACTTATCGACCCCATTCTCTTTGGGAGGACTTGAAATCTTATGCTGGTTTGGTCTTGGATAGTTTTCTCTTGCCTCAAATACTGCTCAACATGTTCTGGAACTCAAGAAAGAGTGCTCTCTCTTGTTCATTCTACATCGGAAACACTTTTCTCCGGTTCCTACCACATGCATATGATGTTTACAGGGCCCACAACTATGCTCCTTACTATGCTGGGACATACATATACGCAGATCCTTCGGATGGTTTTTACTCCACTGCTTGGGATGTGATTATCCCACTTGGTGGTTTGACTTTTGCCTTGATCGTTTACCTGCAGCAGCGGTTCGGTGGTTTGCTAGAGGGATGGAATTTAGGAGATGAGAAGGTGCCAGTGATTAGTGATGCCTGA
- the LOC121237379 gene encoding probable ubiquitin-conjugating enzyme E2 25 isoform X1, with protein MKPTDSAAAAAAAAMKRVFYENGSLFMDPEVVEITPTIFRPYKLFREKEVILHDVIDIDKDLDSSDVMFGNEKFDASNKGKAIEDVSHGSDDHQTKEALVNYLLGASGVETLDPVNGAESPESFSPVLHNIINLDSHGSDLSYDENNDVYVDDFMDVDEYAIVQAHFDNMNIPPGIEAPIPWLPYFAQHKKKPITGDSSHSTGAQIHLDSAGTNEIASRSSWPAKSVHINRNPISVHRSGVQTKMDSMVPSPEMDLSSPWNHPLVSSNKKKSSTLTHRGSALNLPPGKESSKSRWFLEAFKSKKKPVASSSSSNYGNVNQFDPLLPPGVDSSIWGHYKPEMVKTQVGTSTPYYPTFTVHGDASNYPPGVEPSTLWWPKASKAKMMEPSFTNHAAYSGFYVPFHGLHSPEEVADIPWVPNFIQNQSNIAEGNSAFTVEAISVGDKDENFRKFQLFKQFDTVEDHSDHHYSGHGSSMKQSSKNWAKRIQEEWKILEKDLPDTIFVRVYETRMDLLRAVIIGAEGTPYHDGLFFFDVFFPSGYPNVPPHVYYHSGGLRLNPNLYNCGKVCLSLLNTWSGSKNEKWMPGVSTILQVLVSIQGLILNAKPYFNEPGYAHMSGSASGEMRSQHYNEEVFILSLRTMIYTMRRPPKPFSDFVLGHFCNRAHDILVACKAYMDGAQVGCLVIGGVQDVDVSDKSCSRGFKSILAGYVDMLVKAFIKIGAEDCEKFLSTAMNGNKQESDMPKAAARAFSL; from the exons atgAAGCCGACCGATTcagccgccgccgccgccgccgccgccat GAAACGAGTGTTTTACGAAAACGGCTCTTTGTTCATGGACCCCGAAGTCGTCGAAATTACGCCGACGATTTTCCGACCTTACAAATTGTTCAGAGAAAAAGAG GTTATTCTGCATGATGTGATTGATATAGACAAAGATCTAGATTCTTCTGATGTCATGTTCGGTAATGAAAAATTTGATGCAAGTAACAAAGGGAAAGCAATAGAAGATGTTTCTCATGGTTCTGATGATCATCAAACCAAG gAAGCTTTGGTCAATTATCTTTTGGGTGCTTCTGGTGTAGAAACCCTTGATCCAGTGAATGGGGCTGAATCTCCAGAGAGTTTTTCCCCCGTGTTGCATAATATAATCAATCTTGACAGTCATGGTTCTGATCTATCTTATGATGAAAATAATgatgtttatgttgatgattttatgGATGTTGATGAGTATGCCATTGTGCAAGCCCACTTTGATAACATGAATATTCCTCCTGGAATAGAGGCACCTATTCCTTGGTTGCCATATTTTGCTCAACATAAGAAAAAGCCAATTACTGGAGATAGTTCACACTCTACGGGAGCTCAAATCCACTTGGATTCTGCTGGTACCAATGAGATAGCATCAAGGTCTTCATGGCCAGCAAAGTCTGTTCACATAAACAGGAATCCAATTTCAGTGCACAGGTCAGGTGTGCAAACCAAAATGGATTCCATGGTTCCCTCTCCTGAAATGGATCTGTCTTCACCTTGGAATCACCCACTAGTTTCCtccaataaaaagaaatcatCTACTTTGACGCATAGAGGAAGTGCTCTGAATCTCCCACCTGGGAAAGAATCATCTAAATCACGCTGGTTTTTGGAGGCTTTCAAAAGCAAGAAGAAGCCAGTTGCTTCAAGCAGTTCAAGTAATTATGGTAATGTAAATCAGTTTGACCCATTACTCCCTCCTGGAGTTGACTCATCTATTTGGGGACATTATAAGCCCGAGATGGTAAAGACGCAAGTCGGTACAAGTACTCCATATTATCCAACGTTCACAGTGCATGGGGATGCATCGAATTATCCTCCTGGGGTCGAACCATCTACACTCTGGTGGCCGAAGGCTTCAAAAGCTAAAATGATGGAGCCTTCTTTCACTAACCATGCAGCATATTCCGGTTTTTATGTTCCATTTCATGGTTTACATTCTCCTGAAGAAGTGGCAGATATCCCCTGGGTTCCgaattttatccaaaatcagTCTAATATTGCTGAGGGTAATTCAGCATTTACTGTTGAGGCAATCTCCGTCGGGGACAAAGATGAAAATTTCAGAAAGTTCCAGCTTTTTAAACAATTTGATACTGTTGAAGATCACTCAGACCATCACTATTCTGGTCATGGTTCCTCCATGAAGCAG TCATCAAAGAATTGGGCAAAGAGGATTCAGGAGGAATGGAAGATCCTGGAGAAGGATTTACCTG ATACAATATTTGTTAGGGTTTACGAAACAAGGATGGATCTTCTGCGGGCTGTCATCATCGGAGCGGAAGGCACTCCCTACCACGATGGTCTATTCTTCTTTGATGTCTTCTTCCCCAGTGGCTATCCTAATGTACCACCG CATGTCTACTACCACTCTGGTGGCCTTCGACTGAATCCTAATTTGTACAATTGCGGGAAAGTATGCCTCAGTCTTCTTAACACATGGTCTGGAAGCAAGAATGAGAAGTGGATGCCGGGTGTCTCAACTATACTACAAGTTCTTGTCTCCATACAAGGGTTGATCTTGAATGCAAAGCCCTATTTTAATGAGCCTGGATATGCACATATGAGTGGCTCAGCCTCTGGTGAAATGAGGTCCCAGCATTACAATGAGGAAGTGTTTATCCTCTCATTGAGGACAATGATTTACACAATGAGGAGGCCACCAAAG CCTTTTTCAGACTTTGTTCTGGGACATTTCTGCAATCGTGCACACGATATTCTGGTGGCATGTAAAGCATATATGGATGGTGCTCAAGTAGGATGCTTGGTCATAGGTGGGGTGCAGGACGTTGATGTTAGCGACAAGAGCTGCTCAAGAGGGTTTAAGAGTATTTTGGCCGGGTATGTGGATATGCTTGTGAAAGCATTTATCAAAATCGGGGCCGAGGACTGTGAGAAATTCCTTTCAACTGCAATGAATGGGAACAAGCAGGAGTCTGACATGCCTAAGGCTGCAGCACGAGCCTTTTCTTTGTGA
- the LOC121237379 gene encoding probable ubiquitin-conjugating enzyme E2 26 isoform X2, whose protein sequence is MFGNEKFDASNKGKAIEDVSHGSDDHQTKEALVNYLLGASGVETLDPVNGAESPESFSPVLHNIINLDSHGSDLSYDENNDVYVDDFMDVDEYAIVQAHFDNMNIPPGIEAPIPWLPYFAQHKKKPITGDSSHSTGAQIHLDSAGTNEIASRSSWPAKSVHINRNPISVHRSGVQTKMDSMVPSPEMDLSSPWNHPLVSSNKKKSSTLTHRGSALNLPPGKESSKSRWFLEAFKSKKKPVASSSSSNYGNVNQFDPLLPPGVDSSIWGHYKPEMVKTQVGTSTPYYPTFTVHGDASNYPPGVEPSTLWWPKASKAKMMEPSFTNHAAYSGFYVPFHGLHSPEEVADIPWVPNFIQNQSNIAEGNSAFTVEAISVGDKDENFRKFQLFKQFDTVEDHSDHHYSGHGSSMKQSSKNWAKRIQEEWKILEKDLPDTIFVRVYETRMDLLRAVIIGAEGTPYHDGLFFFDVFFPSGYPNVPPHVYYHSGGLRLNPNLYNCGKVCLSLLNTWSGSKNEKWMPGVSTILQVLVSIQGLILNAKPYFNEPGYAHMSGSASGEMRSQHYNEEVFILSLRTMIYTMRRPPKPFSDFVLGHFCNRAHDILVACKAYMDGAQVGCLVIGGVQDVDVSDKSCSRGFKSILAGYVDMLVKAFIKIGAEDCEKFLSTAMNGNKQESDMPKAAARAFSL, encoded by the exons ATGTTCGGTAATGAAAAATTTGATGCAAGTAACAAAGGGAAAGCAATAGAAGATGTTTCTCATGGTTCTGATGATCATCAAACCAAG gAAGCTTTGGTCAATTATCTTTTGGGTGCTTCTGGTGTAGAAACCCTTGATCCAGTGAATGGGGCTGAATCTCCAGAGAGTTTTTCCCCCGTGTTGCATAATATAATCAATCTTGACAGTCATGGTTCTGATCTATCTTATGATGAAAATAATgatgtttatgttgatgattttatgGATGTTGATGAGTATGCCATTGTGCAAGCCCACTTTGATAACATGAATATTCCTCCTGGAATAGAGGCACCTATTCCTTGGTTGCCATATTTTGCTCAACATAAGAAAAAGCCAATTACTGGAGATAGTTCACACTCTACGGGAGCTCAAATCCACTTGGATTCTGCTGGTACCAATGAGATAGCATCAAGGTCTTCATGGCCAGCAAAGTCTGTTCACATAAACAGGAATCCAATTTCAGTGCACAGGTCAGGTGTGCAAACCAAAATGGATTCCATGGTTCCCTCTCCTGAAATGGATCTGTCTTCACCTTGGAATCACCCACTAGTTTCCtccaataaaaagaaatcatCTACTTTGACGCATAGAGGAAGTGCTCTGAATCTCCCACCTGGGAAAGAATCATCTAAATCACGCTGGTTTTTGGAGGCTTTCAAAAGCAAGAAGAAGCCAGTTGCTTCAAGCAGTTCAAGTAATTATGGTAATGTAAATCAGTTTGACCCATTACTCCCTCCTGGAGTTGACTCATCTATTTGGGGACATTATAAGCCCGAGATGGTAAAGACGCAAGTCGGTACAAGTACTCCATATTATCCAACGTTCACAGTGCATGGGGATGCATCGAATTATCCTCCTGGGGTCGAACCATCTACACTCTGGTGGCCGAAGGCTTCAAAAGCTAAAATGATGGAGCCTTCTTTCACTAACCATGCAGCATATTCCGGTTTTTATGTTCCATTTCATGGTTTACATTCTCCTGAAGAAGTGGCAGATATCCCCTGGGTTCCgaattttatccaaaatcagTCTAATATTGCTGAGGGTAATTCAGCATTTACTGTTGAGGCAATCTCCGTCGGGGACAAAGATGAAAATTTCAGAAAGTTCCAGCTTTTTAAACAATTTGATACTGTTGAAGATCACTCAGACCATCACTATTCTGGTCATGGTTCCTCCATGAAGCAG TCATCAAAGAATTGGGCAAAGAGGATTCAGGAGGAATGGAAGATCCTGGAGAAGGATTTACCTG ATACAATATTTGTTAGGGTTTACGAAACAAGGATGGATCTTCTGCGGGCTGTCATCATCGGAGCGGAAGGCACTCCCTACCACGATGGTCTATTCTTCTTTGATGTCTTCTTCCCCAGTGGCTATCCTAATGTACCACCG CATGTCTACTACCACTCTGGTGGCCTTCGACTGAATCCTAATTTGTACAATTGCGGGAAAGTATGCCTCAGTCTTCTTAACACATGGTCTGGAAGCAAGAATGAGAAGTGGATGCCGGGTGTCTCAACTATACTACAAGTTCTTGTCTCCATACAAGGGTTGATCTTGAATGCAAAGCCCTATTTTAATGAGCCTGGATATGCACATATGAGTGGCTCAGCCTCTGGTGAAATGAGGTCCCAGCATTACAATGAGGAAGTGTTTATCCTCTCATTGAGGACAATGATTTACACAATGAGGAGGCCACCAAAG CCTTTTTCAGACTTTGTTCTGGGACATTTCTGCAATCGTGCACACGATATTCTGGTGGCATGTAAAGCATATATGGATGGTGCTCAAGTAGGATGCTTGGTCATAGGTGGGGTGCAGGACGTTGATGTTAGCGACAAGAGCTGCTCAAGAGGGTTTAAGAGTATTTTGGCCGGGTATGTGGATATGCTTGTGAAAGCATTTATCAAAATCGGGGCCGAGGACTGTGAGAAATTCCTTTCAACTGCAATGAATGGGAACAAGCAGGAGTCTGACATGCCTAAGGCTGCAGCACGAGCCTTTTCTTTGTGA
- the LOC121237381 gene encoding cytochrome c oxidase copper chaperone 1-like: MGPVKMGELPTVNSSSAIGFTASQQNQGSAITTTPESKPKKKICCACPDTKKLRDECIVEHGEEACAKWIEAHRKCLRAEGFNV, from the coding sequence ATGGGTCCAGTGAAGATGGGTGAGCTGCCCACAGTTAATTCTTCCTCTGCCATAGGTTTCACAGCTTCACAGCAGAACCAGGGCTCAGCTATTACAACTACTCCAGAATCCAAGCCAAAGAAAAAGATCTGCTGTGCTTGCCCTGACACTAAGAAGCTGAGAGATGAATGCATTGTGGAGCACGGTGAAGAAGCTTGTGCAAAATGGATTGAGGCTCACCGTAAGTGTCTTCGTGCAGAGGGATTTAatgtttga